TCTTTGATGAGCACAAGGACTTTGAAATTGATTGTATCAATCATCCAGAAAGAGCACTTCAAAGAGGACTTATAAAGCTCTGGCATCTCGATATCATGGCCGCCATCTTCACTGTCATCTGTGTGAGCTTTTCATTGTTAATCTCAAATAATTATTTAAGTCTTATTTGCTACGGGATCGTCTATATTTGGTCCGTTCTTATGGCAAAGGAGTTCTTTGTTGGAAGCTGGCTTGAAAAAAGACTAACTCTTTATTCTTTCTCTCACATGCTGGTCTCTCCTCTTATCATAATTTGGATCTTTTCAACAAAGTGGCAGGTTCCTCAATTTGAAACTTATTCTATTATTGTTCTCGTCATGGCCTTAACTTCAGGCTTTTCTTACGAAATTACAAGAAAGACAAGAGGTCCAGAAGAAGAAAGCGAAACTCTTGATTCTTATACAAAAATCTACGGCATTGGTGGAAGTGTGCTCATTATCTCAATAATGAATATTATTACACTTGCCTGTTTTCTATATTTCACAACACTTATCCCTAACCTTCGTGGTGTTACTGTAGGAATGGGAATAGCTGGCTTTGCAGCAGCACAGTCAACTCTTTTAAAGTTTTTAAAGAAACCTAGCCTAGATGGAAGAAAGAAGAATGAAAAATCATTTGGACTCTTTGCTCTTCTTCTCTACGTTGCACTACTAGTAGGTATGTATGGAAATTAATTTAGAAGGCCTATCAATTCAACATAAACAGGAATTTGAACTCTTTAAAGACAATGATTCCATCTCAAGCATTGAGCAATTTAGTGATGATGACTCAAGCGCTGTCTTTTTCCTAATTGATAACAAGGCCTATTTTGGATTCTGCCAAGGTAAGCTTAATAATGACTTCATTGATGCTGCCAGAGAATATAAGACCAAGCATCAAAGTGAGAAGATTGTAGGGCCATTAAATTTTTCAACTTATAATACATATCGCTTAAAAGAAAATGAAGACCTTCCCCATCACCTAATGGAGCCACCATACGAGGCTGAGCTTTATCAATTATTAAAGTCACATGGTGAAATCTTTGAAAGTTATCTAACGTATGAAATTAATGACTTTGAAAAGCTCTTAGACTGGTCAAAGCAATTTGATGAAATCGATGATAGTGTCATGAAAGATCAATACACTCTCCAAGTCATTGATACAAAGTACTGGATGGATAATATCGAACGCTTTTATAAAAGTGCAGATCAAGTCTTTGGAGAAAATCTAGCTTATTCAACCCTTTCATTTGAGACTTTTAAAGCAAAGTATGGAGAACAAGCAGCGGGACTTATCTGTCCATTTACTTCTCGCTGTCTCGTTTCAAAAGACAACCAACAAATAGTGGGAATAATTTTAAACTTCATTGATATCACGGCCGCTGACCGAAAGAGACTTCTTATAAAAACGATGGGAGTTCATCCAGATCATCGCCATATGGGGCTAAGCTTTATCTACTTACTTAAAGAAATAATTCCTCAAGTACGTCAAAACTACGACCAGGCATTTCTCTGTCTTATGCGAGAGGGAAATCTACCATCACTTTTTGCTAAGGATATTTCACAAAAGGATCGCCATTATCACTTATTTAGTCTTTGATTAGTCTTTAACTTCAACAAGTTTTTTTGGCCATAGCCTATAAAGAAAGAATATTAGAAGGCCAACAATTGCCACAAGAAAGCTAATTTTACTTGATACACTTTGTATCGATAGTAAGAACACCCCCACTAGGATACTGATCATAGCAAGACAAAAGCAGAATCGATTCTTACTTTCAGGAATAACACCGACAAATCGTCTTGTGCAATTCCCACAAGTCTGAGGCCTTTTTATTGCATGCATCCAAGAGATTGTGCGCTTCCCGCAACTTGGACAAGGACGAATATTGAAATCCTTAAGTGCGGGCTCTGTCATTTTCAAATCACCATCTAATGTCATCTCAATATCCATACTCTTCTCTTTTGCTCTCTCATCAATAAACTTTTTTAAACAGTAAGTTATTAACTTCAACCAGATCAACGCAGCTATGGTGACAATGAGAAGTAGTAATACTTTCTCTGTATAGCTTCCTACAGGAATGAACCCTTTCAGTTGCGTCATTAAGTAGTTATAAAATTCAATAATCATAAATATTTTGATGTATCCAAAGTAATTCGTATAAGTCGTATCTCTTTTAAAATCTGACTAATTTTCGAAATACACATCTAGTAATATACGACACTTTATCGTTTGATAGTCAAAAAACATGAGCAATATCAGTAACTTAAGAAAGATCATAGTTACAAACGATAAACTACTGTAATCATAGAAGTTACAAACATCAAAATTTTAAGAAAATCCTAAACGATAATTCTTCAACAATAACAAGGGTTTATAAACAAAGCCTTATTCAAGAAAATTTATGTTCAAGTTTTTAAAAAGTTTAATCCTCTAGTTAATAGAGCAAAGCAACGTAAAAACTCTGAACACCTATAGTATTAATTTCAAACTCCCCCATGTGAAACGCTCAAAACGCTATATTAGAAGGATGAAGATAGAACAAACACACACAAATCCTGCAAATGCGGAGCTTGCTCCTGCCCCAAAAACTGCCCAGAAAGCGACAAAGAAGAGGCTGTCGGCCCCATCTCGTTTTGACTACTCTGAGGCAGCTCGTCTAAAGCGTATAGAGCTTCTAGAAGAGCAATGTGGGCAAGACCTTGATGCCATTGCAACAACGGACCTGGATGGCCTAAATTTAAAGGGAAATATCGAGTCCTACGCTGGAAGTATTTCAATTCCTATGGGAATTTGTGGGCCACTGAAAATGAATGAAAAGGGAGAGACGGAAGAGCTCTACATCCCTATTGCAACTTCAGAGGGTGCTCTGGTTTCTTCAATTACACGTGGAGCACTTGCTGTTTCACTATGTGGTGGATTCAAAGCAAAGGTCACAAGAAAGCGCATGTATCGCGCACCTGTTTTTACATTTGAAGATATTGATCATGCTGATGAATTTAAGGCATGGCTTGAAGATAATTTTAATACAATCAAAAGTATCACAAAGAAATATTCTAATTTTGCTGATCTAAAAAAGATCAAGACGACTCTTATTGGTCGAAATGTTCACGCTAAATTCATTTATGAATGTGCAGATGCTTCTGGTCAGAATATGACTACAGTTTGTACTTGGCAGTCATGTCTATGGATTAAAGAAGAACTTCTTACTTCAAAGATTAATCTTATTGAATTTTTCTTAGAAGGAAATGGCTCAAGTGATAAGAAAGTTTCAGTTGGATCGGCCATGCAAACTCGCGGAACTTACGTGACTGCAGAATGTGTGATCACAGAAAAAGTACTAAAGAGAATCCTTAAAACTTCAAGTACAGACTTGATTAACCTATATCTTAGATCACTTCCTATCACACGCCTTGAAGGGATGATAGGATATAACGTAAACGTTGCCAATGCAGTTGCTGCAATCTTTGCTTCAACGGGACAAGACCTTGCTTGTATCCATGAGTCATCTACGGCGGTTTTAAATTTTGAAAAACACGAAAAAGGTTTATATGTAAGCTTAACTCTTCCATCTCTTGTAATCGGTACAGTTGGTGGTGGAACAGGACTTGGCCATTATAAGAATTGTCTTCAAGCAATTGATTGTGCAGGAGCTGGAAAGGTTGAGCGTTTTGCAAAAATTATTGCAGGAGCTGCTCTATCTCTTGAGCTTTCAACAATGTCGGCCATCTGTGGTGGACAATTTGCTTACGCTCACGACAAGCTTGGAAGAAATAATCCAAAAGATCAGCTTAAGACAAAAGATATAACAAAAGACTTTATCAAAGAAAATTTCTCTGATCTTTCAGAATCTCTAAAAGAAAGTGAGACTATTGAACACGATGTAAAAGTTAACGTTGAAAATGGAATCATCACAGAAGCAACATCAAGAGTTGTAAATAAGTCGCTGGGCTTTACTGCACTTGAAGTGGATAAAGAAAAACAAGTTATTTTAAAATCAAAGCCACTAGACACTGATGTTATTGCAGGCCTTGCAGCAATTGCTGGTTTTGCAGATAGTGATATAAGACGCAAATTCTTAAAGACTATTCGAGATAACGAATTTACAAAATGTCATATTAGAGAAATAGAGGCTTACCGAATGGTATCACGTGATTTTTCACGTTATATACCGACTCTACACGGTACCTATATCAATACTCAAAAAGAAGCATATTTAATTCTTCTTGAAAATTTAAACTTCTCACAAGTAGAGCTTATTAATACTGAAGCCTCTCCAGAGCTGTGGATTAGTTCAACGAGAGAGCTTATTTATGATGCCATTTCAAAGGTACACACAAGCTTTCTTTCAAGTGAAGAAGTTAGTAATTCTTCACTAAACTTAGGAAAGACGAAAGTTGACGCTGATTTAACTAAATCAATTATTACCTATATCCGTGCTCAGCGCTACATAAGTGCAGAAACAGAAAGTAAATTAGAAGAAATTCTTTCTAATATCAATAAATGGGCAAAGCTTATTGATGAAGGTCCAAAGACTCTTACACACAATGACTTTAACCCAAGAAATATCTGTTTTAAGAAAGGTCGCCCATGTTTTTACGACTGGGAATTATCAAGATTTAATTCTCCATACCGTGATCTAGTAGAGTTCATGAGCTTTACAACTCCAAGTGAGGAGATTGCAAGTGATATTGAATTATTCTTTGAAAAAGACGGTATTGAGCTAGAGAGAAATGAAAAATTAGAAAATATGTTGGCATGCTCATATGAGTACTTACTTAATCGCGTACTCTTCTACTATGTTGGTCACAGTGTAAATGAATATGTATTTATGCCACATATCTTTAATAAAACGCTTGAAATCATCCAATTCATTGAAGGAGAGCTTGATGCATAATCTAATTCAAAAGCTACTTTCACACTCGATTGAAGAAAGAAATAAGAAAGTCTTATTCTTTTATAAGAATTATAAGCTTGTGTCTTCTCTATCCATTAATGAGATGATGGAAAAAGCATGTCAGATTGCATCTAAGATTATTGAAAACGATATTAAAGATGAGAATATAATTCTATCTTTTGAAAACGAAGAAAACTTTGTCACTTACTTCTTTGGGATCATCTTATCTGGAAATACACCAGTTCCAATGGCCTCAAATGCCCTGATGCTAAAGAAAGACTTTGAAGAGCTACTCTTTCAATTTGCCTCTAGTGCAAAAACAAAGTATATCGCCGCAAAGAAGACACCAGCGGGCTACACAAATATATTAAAATTAGACGAAGCAAAAAAACTGGCATCAAGCTTTGCAAACCCAACACTTGAAGATACTTGTTTTATTCAATACTCTTCAGGTTCTACTTCTGCACCAAAGGGCGTTGTTATTC
This sequence is a window from Halobacteriovorax vibrionivorans. Protein-coding genes within it:
- a CDS encoding UbiA prenyltransferase family protein, which gives rise to MSKDISHITMEDSFLKRYFAWSQERFPIDNVISGIITYFVMSRIALFLTDQSLDFVVMDLLGAVAVIGHYYILRVFDEHKDFEIDCINHPERALQRGLIKLWHLDIMAAIFTVICVSFSLLISNNYLSLICYGIVYIWSVLMAKEFFVGSWLEKRLTLYSFSHMLVSPLIIIWIFSTKWQVPQFETYSIIVLVMALTSGFSYEITRKTRGPEEESETLDSYTKIYGIGGSVLIISIMNIITLACFLYFTTLIPNLRGVTVGMGIAGFAAAQSTLLKFLKKPSLDGRKKNEKSFGLFALLLYVALLVGMYGN
- a CDS encoding GNAT family N-acetyltransferase — encoded protein: MEINLEGLSIQHKQEFELFKDNDSISSIEQFSDDDSSAVFFLIDNKAYFGFCQGKLNNDFIDAAREYKTKHQSEKIVGPLNFSTYNTYRLKENEDLPHHLMEPPYEAELYQLLKSHGEIFESYLTYEINDFEKLLDWSKQFDEIDDSVMKDQYTLQVIDTKYWMDNIERFYKSADQVFGENLAYSTLSFETFKAKYGEQAAGLICPFTSRCLVSKDNQQIVGIILNFIDITAADRKRLLIKTMGVHPDHRHMGLSFIYLLKEIIPQVRQNYDQAFLCLMREGNLPSLFAKDISQKDRHYHLFSL
- a CDS encoding phosphotransferase, whose product is MKIEQTHTNPANAELAPAPKTAQKATKKRLSAPSRFDYSEAARLKRIELLEEQCGQDLDAIATTDLDGLNLKGNIESYAGSISIPMGICGPLKMNEKGETEELYIPIATSEGALVSSITRGALAVSLCGGFKAKVTRKRMYRAPVFTFEDIDHADEFKAWLEDNFNTIKSITKKYSNFADLKKIKTTLIGRNVHAKFIYECADASGQNMTTVCTWQSCLWIKEELLTSKINLIEFFLEGNGSSDKKVSVGSAMQTRGTYVTAECVITEKVLKRILKTSSTDLINLYLRSLPITRLEGMIGYNVNVANAVAAIFASTGQDLACIHESSTAVLNFEKHEKGLYVSLTLPSLVIGTVGGGTGLGHYKNCLQAIDCAGAGKVERFAKIIAGAALSLELSTMSAICGGQFAYAHDKLGRNNPKDQLKTKDITKDFIKENFSDLSESLKESETIEHDVKVNVENGIITEATSRVVNKSLGFTALEVDKEKQVILKSKPLDTDVIAGLAAIAGFADSDIRRKFLKTIRDNEFTKCHIREIEAYRMVSRDFSRYIPTLHGTYINTQKEAYLILLENLNFSQVELINTEASPELWISSTRELIYDAISKVHTSFLSSEEVSNSSLNLGKTKVDADLTKSIITYIRAQRYISAETESKLEEILSNINKWAKLIDEGPKTLTHNDFNPRNICFKKGRPCFYDWELSRFNSPYRDLVEFMSFTTPSEEIASDIELFFEKDGIELERNEKLENMLACSYEYLLNRVLFYYVGHSVNEYVFMPHIFNKTLEIIQFIEGELDA